CTTATCTATCCATTCTTACAGATCCAACTACAGGAGGCGTTACAGCATCTTATGCCTTACTTGGAGATATAAATATAGCAGAACCAGGTGCTCTAATTGGATTTGCTGGACCTAGAGTAATTAGAGAAACTATTGGAAAAAATCTTCCAGATGGATTTCAAACTTCAGAATTTCTTCTAGAACATGGATTTATAGATTTAATTTCTTCTAGAATTAATTTAAAAAAAAATATATCCAATCTTGTTTCTATGATGATGTAAAAAAAAAAATTATTCCCATTCTATAGTTGATGGAGGTTTGGAAGTAATATCGTATACTAAACGATTAATTCCATTCACTTCATTAATTATTCTACTAGAAATTTTTTCTAAAAAATTATAAGGTAAATGTGAAAAAGTAGCAGTCATAAAATCTTCCGTATTTGTAACACGTAATACAGCAACATATTCATAGGTTCGTTTATCCCCCATTACTCCTACGGATTTTATAGGTAATAATACTATAAAAGCTTGACTTACAGATTTGTAAAGATTATAATTTTTTAATTCTTGCAAAAGAATTATTTCCGCTTCTTTAAGAAGAGAAATTTTTTTTTTATTTACTTCTCCAATAATACGAATGCTTAATCCAGGACCTGGAAATGGATGTCGATATAAAATTTCTTGTGGAATTCCTAAATATTTTCCTATTTTTCGTACTTCATCTTTAAATAATTCTTTTAATGGTTCCAGAAGTTTTAATTTCATTAAATTAGGTAATCCTCCTACATTATGATGAGATTTAATAAAAACAGTCTTTTTTAATAATTTTGAGGAAGAATATGTAGAAGATTCAATTACATCTGAATATATAGTTCCCTGCGCTAAAAATTCTACATTTTTAATTTTTTCTGATTCTTCTTGAAAAATAGAAATAAATTCTTTTCCGATAATTTTTCTTTTCATTTCAGGATCAATAATTCCAATTAAACTAGATAAAAAACGTTTTTGAGCATCTATTATTTTAATCAATAAATTCATTTTTTTACACAAAAAAGATATTTTTTTTGTTTCTTCTTTGAGAAGGAAACCAGTATCAACGAAAATGCAATATAAGGATGACCCAATAGCTTTATGAATGATATAAGCTGCTACAAAAGAATCTACACCTCCTGAAAATCCTAATATTACTTTTTTATTATCTACACGTTTTCTTATTTTTTCTATATTTTCTTGTACAAAATGATTGAGTTTCCAATTTGGATAACATTTACAAATCTTAAGGATAAAGTTTTTCATGATCGGAACTCCAAATTCAGTATGATTCACTTCTGGATGAAATTGTACGGCATAAATATCTTTATTTTTATGAATTAAAGCAGCAATAGCACAAGAAGAAGTATGTCCGATCGATTTGAATTCTTTTGGAATCTTTTTGATTTCATCAAAATGACTCATCCAAACAATAGATTTTTTAGGAATTCCGTTTAATAAATCATTTTTACAATGATCTATCATAAAAATGGATTTTCCATATTCTTTATACTTTGATCTTTCTATTATTCCTCCAAAAAGAAAAGAAATTAGTTGCATTCCATAACAAATTCCAAGTATAGGAATATTCAATTGAAATATATTTTTAGATATTAATGGAGGATTTTCGTCATAAACAGAAAAAGGACTTCCTGATAAAACAATCCCTTTTGGTTTTTTTGATAAAATATTATGAATAGAAATATCATAAGGATATAAATGTGCATATACTCCTATATCTCGAATTCTTCGTGAAATCATCTTGCTATATTGGGAACCGAAATCTAATACTAAAATAGAGTCTTTTTTCATTATCATTTCTTTTGTATCATTGGAATTTTTTAAAAAAAACTATAATCCAATATCTTTCCTAAAATACAAGTTTTCAAAATGAACTTTTTTTACCTTATTATAAGCTATTTTTATAGCCTCATCGACTGTCCCCCCTATTCCTACTATATTTAAAACTCGTCCATGTGATGTCATCCATTTTTCTTTTTCTTTTTTAGCACCAGCAATATAAAAAGGTTCTTTTAAAGAATTTAATCCATTTATAATTTTTCCACTTTCATATTGTTCAGGATATCCTTTTGAAGATAGGACGATACAACAAGAACATAATTTTTTCCAAGAAATAGATATTTCTTTTTGAAGAAAAACCGACTGTATTATCTGAAAAAAATTACTTTCCATTAATGGCAATAAAGTTTGAGTTTCAGGATCTCCCATACGAGTATTGTATTCTAATAAGTATACACTATTTGAAGTGATCATTAATCCGAAATAAATAAATCCCAAAAAAGTTAATTTTTCTAAAAAAAGGCCTTTTAAAGTTGGTTCCAATATATTTTTTTTAAAATCTATCCAAACTTCATTATTCATATAAGGATTAGGTGCTATCGTTCCCATTCCTCCAGTATTGCTGCCTGTTTCTTTTTCTCCAATTTTTTTGTAATCTTTAGCGGATAAAAAAGGAATAATCTCTTTTCCATTAAATATGGATATAATAGAGGATTCCTTACCTTGCAAAAATTCTTCTATGATAACTTTATTTCCCGATTTTCCAAATTTATGATCTATCATAATAGAAGTCAAAGCCTTCTTTGCTTCGTTTTTATTTCTTACTAAGATTACTCCTTTACCTCCTGCTATACCACTTGTTTTGATAGCTACAGAATAATTTTTTTTTTCTAAAAAATCTACAGCTTTTTGATAAGAAGAAAAAACTTCGTATTTAGGAGTACGTACCCCATATTTTTTCATAAATGATTTAGAAAAAACACGATCACCTTCTAATCTAGCAGCAAGGTAATGTGGCCCCATAATTTTTAGTCCAAAATTTTGAAATACGTCTACAATTCCATCCAATAGAAAAGTTTCTGAACCAACAATAGTTATATCTATTGCATTTTTTTTAGCATATAAACATAAATCTAATGTTGTATAAGTATTTTTAATATTTTTTCCTATTTGATCTGTGCCTCCATTACCAGGATAAAAATAAAGATCTATAGTAGGAAAATCTTTTAAAAATTTTTTTCCCATAGCATGTTCACGTCCTCCATTTCCGAGAATTAAAACTTTCATAATATTTTTTTTTAATGTTTAAAATGTCTTTTTCCCGTAAAAGCCATAGCTATTCCATGTTCATCACAAGCTTGGATAGATTCTTTATCCCGTATAGATCCTCCTGGTTGAAGAATGGCTCTTATTTTACCGGATATAGCCGCTTCATCTACGACATCCCTAAAAGGGAAAAAAGCATCAGAAACAAGGACTAAATCTTCTTTTCTTTTTTCTAAAGCTCTTTCTATAGCTTGACGAGCTGCCCAAATTCTATTTGTTTGACCTCCAGAAATCCCTAAAGTTTGTGTCCCTTTAGCTACAACAATAGCGTTAGATTTTACATATTTTACTACTTTTTGAGCAAAAAATAAAGATCTTATTTCTTGATAAGAAAATTGTTTTTTGGTTACTATTTGATAATCATAAGATAAAGTAGGATCTACTTGTTGTACCAATATTCCTCCATCTATTTTTACATATTCCAATGTATCAGAAATAGGGTTTTTTATCCTAATGATTCTTATATTTTTTTTTTTTTTTAAAATACTTAATCCATCTTTTTCATAACTAGGAGATAAAATAACTTCTAAAAATAGACTATTCATTTTATTCGCTAATTCTTTTGTTATTGGAACATTTACGGCCATAATTCCTCCAAAAGAAGAAATGGAATCCGCATAATAAGTTTTTTTAAATGCATCTATAACATTTTTTCCTAATGCAACACTACAAGGTGTTGCATGTTTAACAGTACAACAAGCTGGTTCAGAAAATTGAGATACTACTTTCCAAGCTATATCCATATCTCTTAAATTGTTAAAAGAAAGCTTTTTACCATGTAATTGATTAAAATTACACATTGCTCCATTATGAATAGTACTAATATAATAAGCGGCTTCCTGATGAGGATTTTCCCCATAACGAAGATTCATTTTTTTTTCATAAGAAAAATGTAAATAAGTAGGAAAATTTTCTTCCATTAAAAGATATTGAGAAATTGCAGAATCATAAGCAGAAGTAAGATTAAATACTTTACCTGCTAATTTTTTTCTCAACTTTAATGAAGTATTACCATAGTTTTCAATTTCATTTTTTACTAAAATATAATCTTTTTTATCTGTAATAGGGGTTACATGAAAAAAATTTTTAGCTGCTGCTCGCAACATAGATGGTCCTCCTATATCAATAAATTCAATTATAGAATTAATTGATTTTTTATTGAATTTATCAAAAAATGGGTAAAAATTTACCAATACAATATCAATAGGATTAATTCCGTAAAAATGAATACTTTTCATATGTTTATCAATAGAACGATTAGCAAGAATTCCCCCATAAATAGATGGATGAATAGTTTTTATTCTTCCATCTAAAATTTCAGGAAATGAAATGATATTTTCTATTTTTAGAATATTAGATATTCCATTTTTTTTTAAGTATTGATAAGTCCCACAAGTAGAAATAATTTGATATTCTTTTTTATTTAAAAAAAAGACAAAATCGAATAATTCTTCATTTTTTTCATAAACACTAATCAAAGCTCTTTTCATATATATACAATAATTAAAGAATTCTAAATTTTTTTATATCCTATAAAAAAAAATAATATAATAGGTCAAATATTTTTTAAATATTGAATGAGGATCTCTTTTTCTATGATAGATATTTTTTTAGATAACGATATTGGAGTTTCTTTTGAAGAAAGATTACATGATTTTTTTAAAATTATATTTCCTGAATCAATATTTTTGGTTACATAATGAATTGTAGCACCTGATATTTTTTCTTTATGATTAATAACTTTTTGATGTACTCTCATGCCATACATCCCTTTCCCTCCATATTTAGGTAAAAGAGATGGATGAATATTGATAATTTTCCCATCCCATTTATCACAAAATTCCGAATCAAGTATGGAAAGAAAACCACAAAGTACTATAATATCTGGAATTTTTTTTAGAAAAATATTATCTATCTCTTTAGATAAAAGTATTTTTTTAGTATTTTTTAAAGAAAAAGTTGAAATATTTTCTTTCGATGCATATTGAATAGCTCTACAAGATCTATCAGAAATAACTGTATCTATCTTAACTTTAGAAAGTTTTCCATTTGAAATAGATTCTAGAATATGCTGCATATTGGTCCCTGTTCCAGAAACCAAAATAGATAGTTTTTTCATGAAAATATTTTTATTTCAAAAATACTTTTTTATCTCCTTTAAGGATATTTCCAAATACAAAAGGATTTTCTCCTAGAAAACGTAATCTATCAAAAATTTGACCTTGATCTTTAATAGAAACTATTATAATCATTCCAACTCCCATATTAAAAGTATTCCACATTTTTTGGTCGGATAAAAAACCTTTTTCCTGAATATAATGAAAAATAGGTGTAATAGGAATTTTTTTTTTCTCTACTATAGCTAATAAATTTTCTGGAAGAACACGAAATAAATTATCGTATATCCCCCCTCCAGTAACATGAACTAATCCGTGTATTACAAACTCTTTTAATAAAAGATGAATAGTAGAATAATAAATTCTAGTTGGAATTAAAAGAGTTTCATAAAATGGTTTTTTTTGGAATTTTTTCATCAATAAATCTTCTGTATAAAAAATATTTCGAATTAAAGAAAAACCATTGCTATGTACACCTGAAGATGGGATCCCAATTAAAATATCTCCTTCTTTAATGTTTTTTTTTCCATCTATAACCTTTTTTTTCTCTACAATCCCTACACAAAATCCTGCTATATCATAATCTTTTTTTTTGTAAATACCTGGCATTTCTGCTATTTCTCCTCCAATAAGACATGTATTCGTCTTTTTACAGGAGGTAGCTATACCTTGTATAATTTTTTCTGCAATATTAGAATCAAGTTTTCCACAAGCTAAATAATCTAGAAAAAATAATGGATTTGCTCCATGACATAATACATCATTTACACACATAGCAAAACAATCTTCTCCAATTAGATCATATTTTTTGTAATGAATAGCTAAAAGAAGTTTAGTCCCAACCCCATCAACTCCAGATACCAAAACAGGTTCTTTATATTCATAGTAAGGCATTTTATAAAGTGCGGCAAAATTATCTAATGTACTAATTACCTTATTATTATAAGTTTTTTCTAAAATTGAACTAATTTTAGATATGGTACGATGACTTTCTTTCATTATTACTATAATATACAATCATTTTTTTTATGAATGGGATAATTTCCAGTAAAACAACCGAAACAGTAATTCTTACTTCCAAGAATATCGATTAAATTAGCCATACTTAAAAATTCTAAACTATCTACATCTAAAAACTTAGCTATATTTTCCTTATCTATATTGAATGAAATTAGATCTTTTTGAGTAGGAGTATCTATCCCTAAATAACATGGAGCTATAATAGGTGGAGAAGCACTTCTAAAATGAATTTCTTTTGCTCCTGATTTTCTTAAAATATAAACTAATCTACGGCTCGTAGTCCCACGAACAATCGAGTCATCAATAATGACAATACGTTTCCCTCTAATTTCATTTAAAATAGAATTTAGTTTTAAATTCACCATTTTTTCACGCATTTCTTGTTTTGGTAAAATAAAAGATCTTCCAATATATTTATTTTTCACTAAAATGGGTTTGAAAGGGATTCCGGATGCTTTGGAATATCCAATAGATGCTGGTACACCAGAATCTGGGACCCCAATAACGACATCAGCTTCTACTGGATGTTGTTCATAAAGAACTTCTCCACTTTTTTCACGAACTGCATAAACGTTTATATTTTCAATGAAAGAATCAGGACGGGAAAAATAAATATATTCAAAGGAACATATTCTTCGTTTTGTATACCTTTTTTTTCTAAGAAGATAAAATTGAATGGATTTTTGATCGACAATAGCTATTTCTCCTGGAAATAAATCTCTTACATAATATCCCCCTACAGAATCTATTCCACAAGTTTCAGAACTAAATATATAAGTTTTTTCATTAAGCATCCCATAACATAAAGGTCTAATTCCATTTGGATCTCTAAAAGCAGCAATTTTATTATCCATAAGAACTATTACAGAATATGCTCCTTGAATATCAAAAGTTGTTTTTTGAATAGCTATTTTTAGGTCATTATCATATTCTGATAAATATTTTTGTATTAAACGTAAAATTACTTCGGAATCCGAATCAGATGATATAAATGTAATTCCTTTCGATTCTAGATTTTTCCGAATTGTTTTAGCATTTATTAAATTTCCATTATGGACAATAGAAATGATACTTTTACCATAGATATCTTCTCCAAAGAATGGTTGAATATTTTTTTGGCTTTGTCCTCCTTCTGTAGAATATCGTGTATGTCCAATAACCGCATTTCCATGATAACATTCAGAATTCGAAATTTTTCTAAATGAATCTAAAACAAGACCTTCACTTTTATGAGATAAAATAAATCCATCTCGTAAAACAGAAAAACCACATGCTTCTTGACCTCGGTGTTGTAAGGCAAATAAACCAAACTGAATGAGAGAAAATGTATCTATTTTATGAGTAGAATAAATTCCAAAAACTCCGCATTCCTCATGAAATTTATCATAATAATTTTTTTTCTCTAGAATAGGAAATAATTGAGACATCCTCTTTTTTTTTTCTGGAAAAAGAAAATATTTGTCCCTTAAATGGATTAACCTGCATTGAGCCTTTTTAATATTTCCATATAAGTATCTATTACCTCTTCCTTATCATTAAATTCATTTCTAAATCTGTCTTTATCAAGTTTTTTCATTGTTTTTTTATCCCAAAGACGACATGTATCAGGACTAATTTCATCAGAAAGTAAAATTTGATTTTTTTTATTTTTTCCAAATTCTATTTTAAAATCTACCAATATAATATTTTTATCTAAAAAATATTTTTTCAGAATATTGTTAATATTTGAGACAATTCGATTAACTTTATTTAATTCTTCATAAGCAATTAGATCTAAGAATACAGCATGATGGTGGTTTAACCATGGATCTTTTAATCCATCATTCTTGTAAAATATTTCAATAATTGGATTATCTATAGTCATCCCTTCTTTTATATCTAAACGTCTAGAAAGATTTCCAGCAACAATATTTCGAACTACAAATTCTAATGGAAACATATCCACCTTATGACATAATTGTTCTCGATTATTTATCTTACGAATAAAATGATTTTTTACTCCATAATCTTTAAGAAATTTAAATATTAATGTTGTTATTTCATTATTTAAAATTCCTTTATCATGTAATAATTCCTTTTTTAATCCATCTAAAGAAGTTATACTATCTTTATAATGAATAATAATTTCATCTGGATTATCTGTAGAATAGATTTTTTTTGTTTTTCCTTCTAATAAATACTTTTTTTTAGTTATACTGCTCATAATCATAAATATTTATCTATTTCATTCATTAATTTTTCTTTTTTTTTCATTCGAAATTTTAATAATAATTTTTTTATTTCGTTATATTTTATAGCTAATATATGAACGGATAATAAAGCCGCGTTGTATGCATTATTGATTCCTACTGTAGCAACAGGAACATCTTTAGGCATTTGAACAATAGAAAAAAGAGCGTCAATTCCACCTAATAATCCATTATTAGCATAAAGAGGAACTCCTATAACGGGTATAATAGTTCTTGAAGCTATTATTCCAGGTAAATGAGCAGATAAACCAGATCCTGCAATAATAATTTCCACACCTTCTTCTAAAGATTCTATTTTTTTTATTGTTTTTGATAATATATCTGGTAAACGATGTGCAGATATAACATAAGTTTGGTTTTTTATATTAAATATATTTAGTATATCTTCCGATATTTTCATCGTTGGTTTATCAGATATACTTCCACAAAATATAGCTACTTTCATATAATTTTTTTATAAAAAATATTGCACAGCATTTCTAAAAATAGAATGCTCTTTAATATCAGGTATATTTTTTAATAATCCATTATTATAACGCTCCGGATGAGTCATTCTTCCATAAATTTTTCCATTATGACTTAATAATCCTTCTACTGCTCCAATAGATCCATTTGGATTAAAAGGAAAATCCATAGTAGGATTTCCTTTTAAATCTACATATAAAGCAGCTATTTGATTTTTTCTTAATAAAATATTAATCATTTTTTCACTAGAATAAAACCGCCCTTCACTATGAGAGACGGGAATAGTATATACTTTATTTTTCATTCCTTTTAACCATGGAGATTGATCAGAAATAACTTTTATATGAACACATTGAGATATATGTTTTCCTATTTCATTATAGGTAAGTGTTGGAGATTTATGATTCCGCAAATTGATTTTACCGTCAGGTAATAAACTAGATTTTATCAAGGCCTGAAATCCATTACAGATACCTAAAATTAATCCATCATGATCAAGAAAATATTCAATAGAATCTTTGATATAGGGATTATGTAACATAGACGTTATAAATTTTGCAGAACCATCTGGTTCATCTCCAGCACTAAATCCTCCACAAAGCATAAATATTTGTACAGATTTTATATATTTTACCATTTTAGATATGGATTGAATAAGATCTTGATCTCTTAAATTTCTCAATACAAAAGTTTTTATTATTGCTCCTTCTTTTTCAAAAGCATGAATTGATTCAAATTCACAATTTGTTCCAGGAAATATTGGAATAAATACACGTGGTATTCCTTTTTTAATTGATTTACATTTTAATGTAATTTTTTTATGGAATTTTATACTTTTTCGTAGTATATGTTTTTTAGGATATTTGAGATCTCGATTATTATGATTTATAGAATATATAGGAGTTAAAGTTTTTATCCAATTTTCGATGGATTCATCTATATCAATAGTAATACCATTAAAATTTAAATTTTGAGATGCAACCACTTCTCCTATTAAGATGAAATCTTCTGAAAGTGAAGATGAGGATTCTATAATTAATGAACCTATATTTGTTTCAAGTAAATGATTATTATATTGAATAACAACACCTAAACGATTTCCAAAAGACATTTTTGCAATAGCAATGGAAATCCCTCCATCTTTTATAGTTTTCACAGACACTATTTTACCGGAACAAATCCCTTCATAAACTTTATCATATGCCTTTTTCAGAGAATCGAAATCTGGCATTTCATTTTTTAATGGTTTATGATGATATAAGTATATTCTATTTCCTATTTTTTTAAATTCAGGTGATATAATATTCCAACAGGAACCTATGCTTACTCCAAAGGCTATTAATGTTGGTGGAACGTGGATATTTTTATATGATCCCGACATGCTATCTTTTCCTCCAATAGAAGCTAATTCAAAAGCCATTTGTGCATGATAAGCTCCTAATAAAGAAGCAAATGGTTTCCCCCAATTTTTTGGATTTTTTCCTAATTTTTGATAATATTCTTGAAAACTAAAATAAGTATTTTTATAATTACCTCCCATAGAAACAATTTTAGAAACACACTCTACTATCGCATAAGCCCCTCCATGAAGAGGACTCCAAGTAGATATATTTGGATGAAACCCCCAAGATGCTAAACTTACTGTTGTTGTTTCTCCATTTAAAACAGGAATTTTTTGTACACTTCCTTCAGATGGCGTCATTTGATACTTTCCTCCAAAAGGCATCAATATAGTCCCCCCACCTATAGTACTATCAAACATTTCTACTAAACTTTTTTGAGATGCAATATTTAATTTAGAAATATTTTTTAAGAAAGTTTTTTTATTAAAAGTAATTTTTTGGGATTTTTTAAAAGGAGAAATAGAAGTTGGAGAACTTACCTGAACAATTTTTTTTTTATGAGATCCTCCTGTATTTAAAAAAGAACTTTTTAAGTTAAATATTTCTTTATTTTTATGATAAAAAATTATACGTTCATTATCCGTAATCCTAGCTATAGGAATGGATAGAATATTTTCTTCATGAGATAAATTAATAAACTTTTTTACATCATAGGGATTTAAAACAACAGCCATACGTTCTTGAGATTCTGAAAGTGCTATTTCTATAGAATCTAAAGATGTATTTTTTATTGGTATTTTATCTAAATAAAGGATCGAACTATTACTCAATTCCCCTATAGCTACTGAAGCTCCTCCTGCACCAAAATCATTGCATTTTTTGATCAAAGATATGGCTGCTTTTTTTCTAAAAAATCTTTGAATTTGTCGTTCTATTATTGGATTTCCTTTTTGTACTTGAATATTGTAAGATGTATTTTTGAAATTATATTCATATTTCTTAGAAGACTCCGTTGCTCCTCCTATTCCATCTCTTCCTGT
The nucleotide sequence above comes from Blattabacterium clevelandi. Encoded proteins:
- the purC gene encoding phosphoribosylaminoimidazolesuccinocarboxamide synthase yields the protein MSSITKKKYLLEGKTKKIYSTDNPDEIIIHYKDSITSLDGLKKELLHDKGILNNEITTLIFKFLKDYGVKNHFIRKINNREQLCHKVDMFPLEFVVRNIVAGNLSRRLDIKEGMTIDNPIIEIFYKNDGLKDPWLNHHHAVFLDLIAYEELNKVNRIVSNINNILKKYFLDKNIILVDFKIEFGKNKKNQILLSDEISPDTCRLWDKKTMKKLDKDRFRNEFNDKEEVIDTYMEILKRLNAG
- the purD gene encoding phosphoribosylamine--glycine ligase: MKVLILGNGGREHAMGKKFLKDFPTIDLYFYPGNGGTDQIGKNIKNTYTTLDLCLYAKKNAIDITIVGSETFLLDGIVDVFQNFGLKIMGPHYLAARLEGDRVFSKSFMKKYGVRTPKYEVFSSYQKAVDFLEKKNYSVAIKTSGIAGGKGVILVRNKNEAKKALTSIMIDHKFGKSGNKVIIEEFLQGKESSIISIFNGKEIIPFLSAKDYKKIGEKETGSNTGGMGTIAPNPYMNNEVWIDFKKNILEPTLKGLFLEKLTFLGFIYFGLMITSNSVYLLEYNTRMGDPETQTLLPLMESNFFQIIQSVFLQKEISISWKKLCSCCIVLSSKGYPEQYESGKIINGLNSLKEPFYIAGAKKEKEKWMTSHGRVLNIVGIGGTVDEAIKIAYNKVKKVHFENLYFRKDIGL
- a CDS encoding formyltransferase family protein, coding for MKKLSILVSGTGTNMQHILESISNGKLSKVKIDTVISDRSCRAIQYASKENISTFSLKNTKKILLSKEIDNIFLKKIPDIIVLCGFLSILDSEFCDKWDGKIINIHPSLLPKYGGKGMYGMRVHQKVINHKEKISGATIHYVTKNIDSGNIILKKSCNLSSKETPISLSKKISIIEKEILIQYLKNI
- the purM gene encoding phosphoribosylformylglycinamidine cyclo-ligase, with translation MKESHRTISKISSILEKTYNNKVISTLDNFAALYKMPYYEYKEPVLVSGVDGVGTKLLLAIHYKKYDLIGEDCFAMCVNDVLCHGANPLFFLDYLACGKLDSNIAEKIIQGIATSCKKTNTCLIGGEIAEMPGIYKKKDYDIAGFCVGIVEKKKVIDGKKNIKEGDILIGIPSSGVHSNGFSLIRNIFYTEDLLMKKFQKKPFYETLLIPTRIYYSTIHLLLKEFVIHGLVHVTGGGIYDNLFRVLPENLLAIVEKKKIPITPIFHYIQEKGFLSDQKMWNTFNMGVGMIIIVSIKDQGQIFDRLRFLGENPFVFGNILKGDKKVFLK
- the guaA gene encoding glutamine-hydrolyzing GMP synthase, with translation MKKDSILVLDFGSQYSKMISRRIRDIGVYAHLYPYDISIHNILSKKPKGIVLSGSPFSVYDENPPLISKNIFQLNIPILGICYGMQLISFLFGGIIERSKYKEYGKSIFMIDHCKNDLLNGIPKKSIVWMSHFDEIKKIPKEFKSIGHTSSCAIAALIHKNKDIYAVQFHPEVNHTEFGVPIMKNFILKICKCYPNWKLNHFVQENIEKIRKRVDNKKVILGFSGGVDSFVAAYIIHKAIGSSLYCIFVDTGFLLKEETKKISFLCKKMNLLIKIIDAQKRFLSSLIGIIDPEMKRKIIGKEFISIFQEESEKIKNVEFLAQGTIYSDVIESSTYSSSKLLKKTVFIKSHHNVGGLPNLMKLKLLEPLKELFKDEVRKIGKYLGIPQEILYRHPFPGPGLSIRIIGEVNKKKISLLKEAEIILLQELKNYNLYKSVSQAFIVLLPIKSVGVMGDKRTYEYVAVLRVTNTEDFMTATFSHLPYNFLEKISSRIINEVNGINRLVYDITSKPPSTIEWE
- the purF gene encoding amidophosphoribosyltransferase, which gives rise to MSQLFPILEKKNYYDKFHEECGVFGIYSTHKIDTFSLIQFGLFALQHRGQEACGFSVLRDGFILSHKSEGLVLDSFRKISNSECYHGNAVIGHTRYSTEGGQSQKNIQPFFGEDIYGKSIISIVHNGNLINAKTIRKNLESKGITFISSDSDSEVILRLIQKYLSEYDNDLKIAIQKTTFDIQGAYSVIVLMDNKIAAFRDPNGIRPLCYGMLNEKTYIFSSETCGIDSVGGYYVRDLFPGEIAIVDQKSIQFYLLRKKRYTKRRICSFEYIYFSRPDSFIENINVYAVREKSGEVLYEQHPVEADVVIGVPDSGVPASIGYSKASGIPFKPILVKNKYIGRSFILPKQEMREKMVNLKLNSILNEIRGKRIVIIDDSIVRGTTSRRLVYILRKSGAKEIHFRSASPPIIAPCYLGIDTPTQKDLISFNIDKENIAKFLDVDSLEFLSMANLIDILGSKNYCFGCFTGNYPIHKKNDCIL
- the purE gene encoding 5-(carboxyamino)imidazole ribonucleotide mutase translates to MKVAIFCGSISDKPTMKISEDILNIFNIKNQTYVISAHRLPDILSKTIKKIESLEEGVEIIIAGSGLSAHLPGIIASRTIIPVIGVPLYANNGLLGGIDALFSIVQMPKDVPVATVGINNAYNAALLSVHILAIKYNEIKKLLLKFRMKKKEKLMNEIDKYL
- the purH gene encoding bifunctional phosphoribosylaminoimidazolecarboxamide formyltransferase/IMP cyclohydrolase, which encodes MKRALISVYEKNEELFDFVFFLNKKEYQIISTCGTYQYLKKNGISNILKIENIISFPEILDGRIKTIHPSIYGGILANRSIDKHMKSIHFYGINPIDIVLVNFYPFFDKFNKKSINSIIEFIDIGGPSMLRAAAKNFFHVTPITDKKDYILVKNEIENYGNTSLKLRKKLAGKVFNLTSAYDSAISQYLLMEENFPTYLHFSYEKKMNLRYGENPHQEAAYYISTIHNGAMCNFNQLHGKKLSFNNLRDMDIAWKVVSQFSEPACCTVKHATPCSVALGKNVIDAFKKTYYADSISSFGGIMAVNVPITKELANKMNSLFLEVILSPSYEKDGLSILKKKKNIRIIRIKNPISDTLEYVKIDGGILVQQVDPTLSYDYQIVTKKQFSYQEIRSLFFAQKVVKYVKSNAIVVAKGTQTLGISGGQTNRIWAARQAIERALEKRKEDLVLVSDAFFPFRDVVDEAAISGKIRAILQPGGSIRDKESIQACDEHGIAMAFTGKRHFKH